The Macaca fascicularis isolate 582-1 chromosome 1, T2T-MFA8v1.1 genome includes a window with the following:
- the SELENOW gene encoding selenoprotein W, giving the protein MALVSCLCGAUGYKSKYLQLKKQLEEEIPWALDICSERTPQVTGFFEVMVAGKLIHSKKQDDGYVDTENKFLKLVAAIKATLTQG; this is encoded by the exons ATGGCTCTCGTGAGTTGTTTATGTGGCGCTTGAGGCTACAAGTCCAAGTATCTTCAGCTCAAGAAGCAGTTAGAAGAAGAgatccc CTGGGCTTTGGATATCTGCAGTGAGAGAACTCCCCAGGTCACTGGGTTCTTTGAAGTAATGGTAGCCGGGAAGTTGATTCACTCTAAGAAGCAAGATGATGGCTACGTGGACACAGAAAACAAGTTTCTGAAGCTGGTGGCCGCCATCAAAGCCACCTTGACTCAGGGCTAA